The following DNA comes from Mastomys coucha isolate ucsf_1 unplaced genomic scaffold, UCSF_Mcou_1 pScaffold11, whole genome shotgun sequence.
CTGGCCTTGCATCGTTGTGCATCCCAGAGGGCTGTTGGCAGCTGCAGTAAATCTCAGGCTCCTGACTACCGGGCTCCAGGCTCTGAGAATGGCCACTTTCTCCCCAGGGACCGCAATTCCACTGCTACTGTGGAAGAAAGAGGGATCCGGCCAATAGGTCGGGATTTGACCGAGTGGGAGTTACAGGGCCCTGCTAGCCGCCTCCTAAGCATGGGACAGAGCCCCGTGTCCCCCGAGACCTCCTGTTTCTCTACCCTGCATGACTGGTATGGGAAAGAGATCATGGAGCTGAGGCGAGGATGGCAGCAAAGGGCCAAGGGGAGCCAGCCAGAGAGCAAGCCACAGAACAGGCTCTGAGCCAGGGCCCTTTAAGCTATGGCCCCATCCTGCTGGTCAGGATGCCGGGGTCAGAACTTCAGGGGttaaatatttactcatttactaggttgctgtgtgtgtgtgtgtgtgtgtgtgtgtgtgtgtgtccctcctgCTCTGTAGACTTTCTCCAGCTTCCAGATCCTCTCCTCACTGGAGTGAACTGAAGAATCATGACTTCCTACTTCTTTTCTGAGGCCAGGCTAGAAAGGCCAGGTGGCTGATGGGAAGATAATATAATGCAGGACATTATATTATCTGTGCTCTGCTGTGCCTGCAGGACACTCTAGCCATaatctccaacacaaggagtCTTGGATGTCTCAATGCCAGAGGTGACGGGAACTAGCTTGAAGATTGACATCGATGTGGCTTGGGCAGGGCTCTCTGTAGGAGAAGGTCTTCAGGAGCTAAAGAGGGATCTCTTCtctccccccagccccctgccCTGTCAATGGATAGTCCTGGATATCGCCCGCAGAAAAGCAGGCAGCCTTTTATTGGGGAGAAATTCTCCCTGATCTGTTGTTAACGGTCACTTATAGGGACTCTTGTTACCTATCCCGCTTGTTCCTAAGGTTTATCTGCGAGGGCAGCCCTCATAGCTACTCTGGCCTGTACCATACAAAGTATCTTCTTCATTTGTTCTAAGGCCAAATGGCTGGGTCTACCGAGCCAGAAGCCAGGCCATCTGTCCCCTGTGTATCGAAGTAGTGACAGTGGCTGTGCCTCTTTCTGacctccctcctttccctatCTGGGGCCTTGGGACACCCTGACCAAAACCCATTAAGGCCTACAGGCAGAACTGAGTTTCATGGTCTCTCCGGCCAGGGCCAATTCCTATAATGCTAGCCGTGTTTCTCAAGCCTGCTTGTAACATTGTAGCCAACTGTACACAGGTTAGCACAGGCCTTTGCTAATTTTCTTGTCACAGCAGTTAGTGTTTGCTCTTTaaatagttttggtttttggagaccaGGTCTTTGTGACCCATGCAGGTCTGGATCTCCTCCTTAGCTTTGCAAGTGCTAAAATAGGAGCACTCTGCCTCGCTcggttttggtgtttgttttgcaGTAGGACCTGGCCGGAAGGCCTGCTAGCCTTCCCTCGTCCTCCCTTTATAACCAGAACAGTAGAATTCACAGGGTTGGTAACAAAGAGGTAGAGGAGGACCACGAGTTCAAAGGCATCCTTGACTCCACCGTGAGTTTTTGGCTAGACTGGGCTACGGGTCTCAGAAAGTTATTCATTTTGGTTATTATAATCAGTGTGTTTACAAATGAAGAATCAGGAGCCAGAGTTGCAAAGCCGGTGTCTAAGGCTGGAAACTGGGTCCAAGAACCTGGCTTGGTGGTGCAACCTCCTCCATCAGGCCAATCCCTCTATTTGCTTCTTCCCTAGACCTGTATGGGAAGTCGGCTTTCCACTGCACCCGTTGTACCAATGTTCACAGAAACCATGAGCTATtgttaacttgtttttttttttttttttttccgccgcactctgtagctctggctgtcctggaacttactatgtagatcaaactggatttgaactcatagagatcctcctgcctctgcatcccaagtggtgagattaaaggtatgcgctgCTTCGCCcagttttttctttataaattcagATATCAAGTAAAGTTTTTCATTACACATTTCGGTTCTTTAATTCAAGTCTTCCAGAGGTGAGGGGCGGGAACACCTACAAAGGGAGCCCTGGCGGCCCCGCCCTCTGGAGCCCAGGAGAGGCGTCGTTCTCTGACGTCACACGTCAGCCGGGCGCCTAGGACTTTCTACAAATGCGTGCACTGCGCAGGCGGGAGGGCGGTGCTTCCGGTGTGCGTCAAGAGTCTCGCGagttttggagacagtttctgCTAGAGGGCCGCATTGGATGTGTGGGGTGTGGCTCCCGGAGAGGGGCGGAGCTGGAGATGGCGTCCACAGCAGTTCGGCGGCTGGCCTGGGTCTCAGTCCGACCCGGGGCTCTCTGGAGCGGACCGAGGGGGAGGAGAGGTACGGATGTTTACACCGTACCGGGCAGCTCAGGTCTCAGCCAGGTACCGTCGAGGTCAGTCATCGTCACTCGCAGCGGCGCCATTTTGCCCAAGCCGGTGAAAGTGAGTGTCTGTCTAGAGGCGGGGCGAAGGGATCGAGGCCGGTCATTGGGGGAGTGCATGTGACCTGTCCTGATTGACAGGCACAGAAGCCAATCATAGCATTGGCGTAGACTGGGCACGGAAGTTAGGACTCAATTTGCTCAGCTGGGTCTTACTGACTTCGACAGGTGgagaaaaatgcttccataagaccCAGTGTTAAGCTGGGTTCCTGGACACCGTAGCTGGAGGGCAGCAGCAAGATGTGCGATTTCTTATCTAGAGGAACATAATGACCCATTTCCTTAGGGCCAGAAGAAGGGCTTTGTGTCGATTTTACAAGTCATGCAATCTCTGCCTCAAAGGTGATGGGATAAAACAatcctgagggctggagagatggctcagcgcttaagaactctgactgctcttccagaggacccatgtttaactcccagcacccacaggacagctcataactatctgtaacttcaagatctgacaccttcacatagacacacatgaggaggcaaaataccaatgcacataaaataaaaatagataactgAAAGAGTGGGAAGTGAATGCGGATGTAATATACTTAGTAAAAAGGAAACGAAGAAGAAAGGATAGGGGGACGTGGGAGCAGGACCTTCTCTCCTGAAGAATG
Coding sequences within:
- the Smdt1 gene encoding essential MCU regulator, mitochondrial; the encoded protein is MRALRRREGGASGVRQESREFWRQFLLEGRIGCVGCGSRRGAELEMASTAVRRLAWVSVRPGALWSGPRGRRGTDVYTVPGSSGLSQVPSRSVIVTRSGAILPKPVKMSFGLLRVFSIVVPFLYVGTLISKNFAALLEEHDIFVPEDDDDDD